The sequence below is a genomic window from Mycobacterium heidelbergense.
ATCGACTGACCGCGACGGGGGCCACACTGGACCCATGTCGATCGTCGTGCCACCGTATCCGCCGCCCCGCTACACCAAGGAGGAGCCGGAGACCAGCGCCTGGCTCAAGCGGGCCGATCAGCCGCCGGACTACGAAACCTCCGGCGTCAAGTACCACTACCTGGCCAATCAGCGGGCCACCGACGGCGACTACGGCCTCTACCGGGTCGACATCGCGCCGGCCGGCGGCGGGCCTCCAGCCCACTTTCACCGCGCGATGTCCGAGGCGTTCTTCGTGTTGTCCGGGACGATGAAGCTCTACGACGGCAACGAGTGGATGGACGGTCGTCAGGGTGACTTCTTGTACGTCCCGCCCGGCGGCATCCATGGTTTCCGCAACGAGGCCGACGAACCGGCATCGATCCTGATGCTCTTCGCCCCCGGCGCCCCACGCGAGGCCTACTTCGAAGGTTTCGGTGCGCTGGCCGACATGACGGATGGCCAACGCAGGGAGTGGTTCATCCGCCACGACAACTTCTTCATCTAGTAGTCAGGTAGCCAGGTCGCCATCGACGTAGCGCTGCAGGTTACCGAGCAAGCCAACGCCTCCTGGGTGATCGGGGCCGACGGCGCCCACAGCACGGTGCGCAAACTGGTCGGCACCAAACTCGCGGGTTCGTTTGTCGGGGAACGCTTTCTGCTCGGGACGTCGACGCCGAGCACTCACTCGACCTGAACTCGATGCACACCTTCTTCGCCTCCGACGGCCCGGTGGTGGTACTGCCGATGCGGGACGGGCGGATACGGTTTCTCGCCGAGGTGCACGACGCGCCCGGCACCCCGCTGAACCCGAAACCGACCCAGCGCGAACTGCAGACGATCCTCGACAAGCGGATCGGCGGTATCCGCCTGGTGCATTCACATCGGCTGACCACCTTCGAGATCCACCACGCGCGGGTGCCTGCCTACCGCTGGGCCCGGGTCTTCCTGGCCGGCGATGCCGCCCACATCCACAGCCTCGCCGGCGGCCAGGGGCATGAACACCGGCATGCAGGACGCGTTCAACCTGGCCTGGAAGCTGGCAGCGGTAATCGACGGCGACGGCGGTGACACGCTGCTGGACAGCTATCAAGCCGAGCGTATCCCCGTCGCCGACAACGTCATCGCGTTCACCGATCGGCTCACCAAGGCCGACACGCTGTCCGATGCACCCCGTCGTATCCGCGACGTGGTGATTCGGATGCTCTCGCATATCCGCGCGGCGCGACGAATGATGGCCGACACGGCGGAAGAGGTCAACATCACGTATCGGAACAGCCCGATCGCCGTGGGGAAACGCCGGCGGCGCGCCAAAGTAGTTGCCGGCGACCATGTTCCAGATGTCATGGACGCAGCGGTGCAGAAGCAACTCAGCGCGGTGCGCGGCGCGCAGAACACGGGTCACGTCGTGGTCACCGTCGCGCGCGGGCAGGTGGCACCGGCCGCGACGAAAGGTCAAGTGCAGGTTCTGGTGACCGCGGAAGACACCCCGGTCGCGGGGTACGACACCGTTATCGCTGCCTCGAACGGCGTTGTGGCACAGCGGTTCAGACTCGGGAACGGCGGGCGCATCGTGATCCGCCCGGACGGCTACCTCGGCGCTGTCGCCGCCCTGGACGACGCGACCACCGTGGCCGACTACTTCGTCAAGATCAGGAGCTGAATACCCATGTACACCTACGACATCGCCACCGCGGACACGTTCACCGACCGTACTGGCCAATTCGAGAAATTCGGCGTCCCGCTCGACGACATCGAGCGGTCCGGACCGCCGTGACAGACATGTGGGCCGACGCGCCCGGCGGCTGGGTTTACGAGTGGTCGAAGCTGGGCGCCGAATACGCCGACCGCGGCGACCACCGCATGGCGTCACTGGCCTACGGCTGCGCGAAGTTCCCCTGCCTGACGGACCAGGCGCGGGTGCGGGCCTTGCAGAACCAGCTCGAGCACTTCCAGTTGGCGGCCAAGGATTTCCAGGTGGCCTTTGAACGTCGCATCATCACAGTGCCCTACCGCGACGGCACCGTCGAGGTGCCCATCCACCTGCATTCCGCCGAAGGCCACTATGCGGCCCGGCCGGTGCTGATCGCCAGTGGGGTGGACACCTGGAAGATGGGCATCCGACCACGTCGATGTGGAGCTGCTTGCCTCGGAGCAGATGTGGCGGTCCCCAATCCCCGACCTGCTGATCGCTGAAACCGCCCGACATCACGGCTTAGGAGTCGTGCATGTCGACGGCGACTACTCCCGCATCGCCGAGGTCCGCCCACTCACCACCCGCCGCCTCGGCTAAACCCGACAACCACGCCAACCCAAAACGGTCGCGTTGGGTCCGCGCACACCGATGCTGAGCCGGGGATTCTGCTTGAACGTGTTTGCCGCATCGCCAATGGGCTTCAGGTGGTTTTGGACCGGAGGTCTCGCGGTGAGTCGCGCAGAGGGCTGAAGTGGCGGAGTAGCGGCCGGTCGAGGAATCCTCGGCACCGGTGCCGGCGGCGCCAGCACCAGAGGTCCGGTGGCAGGCTGGTGGTCTGGTGTGGAAGTTGGGCTGGGTTGAGGCCCAGCGTCGGAAAGCCTTGCGAGGGAAGCGACTGAGCGGTCCGTGACGTGAGTGGAGCCTGTCTCGTCGTTCGACCTTGAGGGGGCCCCGGGTTGGGTGGTTCATGGTGAGGGTCGGTTCTTACGGGTCGGCGAGCTGTACGTACCTGAGAAGAACCTGAGTCGGCGGGACTTTCGGTGGACATTTGCCGATCACTTCAGGAACACGCAGTCCAGCAATCTCTATGAAGTAGATGAGTACCTGGTATACACACTATTCTTGCGTGCTTCAGCAATCTCTATTCGAGGCTTCGATAGTTCAGTTTGAAAGTACCTACCGGTAACAAGCAGGACCCGCACCCACTCCCCACTCAAGATAGCTCCATCCATTGCCATAGGACTGTTTGGCAAGGCATACGGCGAATAACTGAGTTTGCTGCTGTCCACTTCGGAAGCATGTCTCCGACATGTCGTGATGGTCCTAGGCCATCGGACGCAAACCTGAGAAAAAGTGAGATTGCCCCCAACCCTTGCGATCCTCTGATGGACGCGACCCGTGTCGCCGTCCAGGTAGACACCTCCAAGCACTAGTCACCCCCGGGCCCAGCCCGCCGGTGACCATCGCCGTCAATTCCCGCATCAGGTGCGCTGCGGCGGCCACCGCGAGGAGCCATGCCCACCGACGTTTGACCCGCTACACCACCAACCCTGCAGGGATAGGCGCACATACAGCACAATGGCGTCACCCGCGACGGGGCGCGGTCTCCATCAACGTGCAGCCGGGCGTCGACGGGCCAGCGACGTTTGACGATCACGTCAGCGTTGACCAAGACACTTCCTGACAGCAGCGGTCGTGAGACCCACGCTTGGCCAGCCGTGCGCCGTGCGCAGTTGCCCGCTGGACAGAAACGCCACCCAATCTTGGGTGTAGCAGCACCCGCAAGCATTTCAAAAGACCAATAATTTTAGGGTTATTTTCAGCAGATTTTTTTGCTGCCAATTTCCCATCACCGCAGCTCATTAACCATTTAATTGCATAAATTCCTCGATGTAATTCTCAGGTATGTTCACCTCTGTTACCAGCCAGAAATACACGGTGAACCAGATCAAAAACGGCCAGTACCCAGTCTTTTCTTAAGTACGGCCCGGACACCTCGTTTTATCGGTCACGACAGGAAGGCGCCCAGATGAAGCGTAAACAGCACAACATGAGGCGAGACCACCGCTCACGCAACGCCAAGGCCGCTCGTCGTGGCCGTGTCGTCGGCCTGGGTACCGCCGCCGGCGCGTTGCTGACCGCCGTGGGGGCACCGATGGCCGCCGCGCCGCCCGCTCAGGCCGGGGTGCTCGACATGATCATCAACCCCATCATCCAACCAGTGATGGGCGCCGTCGGCACCGCCGCTAACGCGGGCACCACCGCGATCAACGGTATCGGCGCGGGTGCGCTCGCAGGCCTGCATACCGCAGCCCTCGAGGGCATCACCAATAGCCTCAACGCCAGCGCGGCGGCCTTCCAAGGCGTGCATTCGGCCGCCCTGGCCAGCATCACCAACAGCCTCACCGCCAGCGCTGCCGCCTTCAACACCGGCGGCCTGAACGCGGCCCTGGAAGGCCTGCATGCCAGCGCTGCTGCTGCCTTTAGTGGTGGGGGGCTTAGCGCGGCCGCGGCTAATTCTGCGGGGAATGTGCAGCTGAATAACCTCGTGTATGGCGGTTTCAGCAATGTCTACAACATGATCTACACGGCCGGGCAGTCGTGGCTTGTCAGCCCGACCGGTCAGCAAGTGGACGGGATACTCAACGCCCCCTTCCTCTACCTGTTCGG
It includes:
- a CDS encoding cupin domain-containing protein, with the translated sequence MSIVVPPYPPPRYTKEEPETSAWLKRADQPPDYETSGVKYHYLANQRATDGDYGLYRVDIAPAGGGPPAHFHRAMSEAFFVLSGTMKLYDGNEWMDGRQGDFLYVPPGGIHGFRNEADEPASILMLFAPGAPREAYFEGFGALADMTDGQRREWFIRHDNFFI
- a CDS encoding FAD-dependent monooxygenase; translated protein: MQVTEQANASWVIGADGAHSTVRKLVGTKLAGSFVGERFLLGTSTPSTHST
- a CDS encoding FAD-dependent monooxygenase, which codes for MHTFFASDGPVVVLPMRDGRIRFLAEVHDAPGTPLNPKPTQRELQTILDKRIGGIRLVHSHRLTTFEIHHARVPAYRWARVFLAGDAAHIHSLAGGQGHEHRHAGRVQPGLEAGSGNRRRRR
- a CDS encoding FAD-dependent monooxygenase encodes the protein MNTGMQDAFNLAWKLAAVIDGDGGDTLLDSYQAERIPVADNVIAFTDRLTKADTLSDAPRRIRDVVIRMLSHIRAARRMMADTAEEVNITYRNSPIAVGKRRRRAKVVAGDHVPDVMDAAVQKQLSAVRGAQNTGHVVVTVARGQVAPAATKGQVQVLVTAEDTPVAGYDTVIAASNGVVAQRFRLGNGGRIVIRPDGYLGAVAALDDATTVADYFVKIRS
- a CDS encoding alpha/beta hydrolase family protein encodes the protein MWADAPGGWVYEWSKLGAEYADRGDHRMASLAYGCAKFPCLTDQARVRALQNQLEHFQLAAKDFQVAFERRIITVPYRDGTVEVPIHLHSAEGHYAARPVLIASGVDTWKMGIRPRRCGAACLGADVAVPNPRPADR
- a CDS encoding PGRS repeat-containing protein produces the protein MKRKQHNMRRDHRSRNAKAARRGRVVGLGTAAGALLTAVGAPMAAAPPAQAGVLDMIINPIIQPVMGAVGTAANAGTTAINGIGAGALAGLHTAALEGITNSLNASAAAFQGVHSAALASITNSLTASAAAFNTGGLNAALEGLHASAAAAFSGGGLSAAAANSAGNVQLNNLVYGGFSNVYNMIYTAGQSWLVSPTGQQVDGILNAPFLYLFGRDLIGNGVNGFNGPNTTLLGQTGLFGNLQSGGFLFGNGGTGAAGTATNPAGLAGGAAGLIGNGGNGGTGANITSSGLNLNIGGAGGPGGILMGNGGAGGIGGDTIGLFGGDGGQGGAGGFLFGNGGTGGAGSPVGTATVTGAGGTGGNSAWLVGNGGLGGSASGGSKGGAGGLGGMLAGNGGTGGNATTAKVIGAGGLAGLLGQNGSPGSVNP